In Candidatus Saccharimonadales bacterium, the genomic window AATCAATGGTGGAACAATTTCACACTGAACTTATACGCGACTATCATGTTCCGCCGCATCAGATCGTCTTTGATTATTTTGAAGGCTATAGCGAATTATAAAACAGTCCGTCGTTCGGAAATCCGACACGTATACCGTTCAATACGACGCTCATAGGATAATACGCTTTTAGTTCTGCACTGGGTGTGGCTGGGATTCTAGGTATTCGCGGAGTTTGAGCGCTGCCGTGGCGCCTTCACCGGCTGCCGATGCAATTTGCATAGTCGCACCGCTGCGTATGTCTCCGGCTGCAAACACACCTGGCATCTGCGTCTGCATATGCTGATCAGTCAGAATGAAGCCAATTTCATCGAGCTTGACTTCTGATTTCTGCAGGAACTGTGAGTTTGGTGACAAGCCGACAAAAACAAATACGCCATCGGTCGGAAACTCTACTGTAGCGCCAGCTTCGTCACTACCCACCACTTTTGTAACTTTATTATCTTCACCAGCAATCTCTTCTGTTTTAGTACCGAGATGTACCGTAATTTTGCCGGCGTCAACGTATTGCTGCAAATCTTTCTTCAATACATCGCTGGCTTTGATAGTCGAGCGAACCAGCAGGTCAATGTGTGATGCAAAGCGAGTTAGAAAAATAGCTTCTTGTACCGCTGAATTACCGCCGCCGACAACGACCAAGCGCTTATCCCTATAAAAGGCACCGTCACAGGTAGCACAGTAATGGACGCCGCGCGCATAATATTCCAGTTCGCCGGGTACGTCGATTTTCTTATAATCACTACCGGTAGCGATTAGCACCGCTCGCGCACGCATGTCACCGCTGGTTGTTTCTAGACGCTTGTAGGTACCCTCGTTAACGATCCGCGTTACTTCACCAAGTTCAATGACAGCACCGAAGCGTTCAGCCTGTTCTTGCAGGTTGGTTGCCAGTTTCAGCCCTTCGATACCCGTTTGGAAGCCAGGATAGTTATCAATCATGTCAGTTACAGCAGCCAGCCCACCGATAACCCCACGCTCAAAAAGCAGCGTTTCAATATCTTCGCGCGTGGTATAGATCGCTGCCGTCAAGGCCGCTGGCCCGGCGCCAATAATAATGACTTCGTGGGTTGGTATTTCAGTTGTCGTTGCACTGGTTGTTTCTGTCATGCTAGTTGTCCTTTGTTGTAGTTGGTCAAAAAAATACTGTTGTTTCAGTTTACTAGCCGGGATATATCTTAAGCGACAGCCGGAGCCAATTTGGCAAGGTTGAATCCGACTATAACCTCGCGGGAGTTATCGTCTTTCGTTACAACAGTTACTGGAACTGTCAGCGCACCGCTCAGCTCAAGCGCCTCAGCCTGGCGGTCAGGGTATTGATCAATATTGACTTCCTCGTATGCGTGTCCCTTTGCAGCGAGCCATTTTTTGACCATGACACAGTAGGCGCAGGTGTTAGTCGTAAAGATTGTAATATTTTTAGCCATAAGAAGTTTCCTCCATGCACATACATGTGCTTTTTTGTATTATACCGTACTTCGTACAGTATATATAGCGTTTATGCTATACACAATACGCTACATGTTGTGTTTTTTTCCAATATTCCCTCGATTTACGCGTCGATTTGTACCAGCTCTATATCGAACACGAGATCAGCATCAGCCGGTATACCTGAGCCGGGAGGAGGCGTCGAGCCGTATGCCTGAGCTGCCGGTATCAGCAGACGGCGTACACCGCCGACTTTCATACCTGGGACGCCGTCAGTCCAGCCCTTGATAACTTGATGCAGCCCGAATGATATTGGACGACCAAACTCTTTGGAGCTTTGAAAAACAACTCCGGTTGCAGCAACGGCACCGGTGTAGTGAGCCGTGATGGTTGCGCCTGGCTGTACTTCATCGCCGGAACCTTCGCGTATATCAATTTTTGTGAGTTCAGCTACGTGATCGATGGGGGTGAAATTATCCATGTGTGTCTCCTTAATCAAATTTATATATGGGCTACAGAACGGATTACTGGGCTACCTTTTGTAGCGTAATATCAAACACCAGGTCAGAATTGGCTGGAATACTTCCGGTTGCCTGCTCACCGTACGCCTGAGCAGCTGGAATGACCAAACGGCGCTTGCCACCTTCTTTCATACCAATCATGCCGGTTTGCCAGCCTGGTATCACTTCACTGAGCTTCCTCGTAAACGGCTGGCCTGCATCGAGTGAACTCTCAAAAATAGTACCGTCCTTGGCGAGGGCGCCGGTATAATCAGCAGTGATAGTATTGTCAACGGAAGTGATTTCAGCACCCGTTCCTGGCGTGAGGTCCGTTGATTGGATTTCAGTTACTGACGCTACTGGCGTAAATCCGGCAAGTTTCGTACCTTGTAGCTTGCCTGCTTGAGGCTTCTGATCTGTTACTGCCGTATTAGCCGTCTGTTTCTTTTGATTATTCTCTTGTATGATCTGTGCGATGACAACAACCGTCAGCGCTATCGATGTTACAAAAAATAATATGGCACCACTGAGCGCAAATGCCCGGTCCCGTACTTCCTTAAAATCAGCCACTGTGCTCCCCTTTCTTACATTGTTACTACATCTATCGTTACCCTAACTGCAGACAATTCTACCATATCACTCCCCTATCATTCTATGGGCTGACGGTCAGCCGGTCTTCAAACGATCGTTTTAGGCTGCGATATCAAACTCTTTGAGCTTTTTGTCGCGAGCTTTGCCGCTGCTGTACTGCTGTAGTTCAAGTAGTTTTGCATAGACGCCACCTGACTGAGCTAGTTCAGCTGGAGAGCCGGATTCATCAACCGTACCGCCTTTGATCGTTACAATCTGGTCAACATGCTGTATGGTACTGAGCCGGTGGGCAATGATGATCGTCGTGCGATGTTCCATCAGCCGCTCCAAGGCTTCCTGTACCAGCAACTCACTTTGGCTATCAAGGCTGC contains:
- a CDS encoding glutaredoxin family protein, whose protein sequence is MAKNITIFTTNTCAYCVMVKKWLAAKGHAYEEVNIDQYPDRQAEALELSGALTVPVTVVTKDDNSREVIVGFNLAKLAPAVA
- a CDS encoding FKBP-type peptidyl-prolyl cis-trans isomerase; this encodes MADFKEVRDRAFALSGAILFFVTSIALTVVVIAQIIQENNQKKQTANTAVTDQKPQAGKLQGTKLAGFTPVASVTEIQSTDLTPGTGAEITSVDNTITADYTGALAKDGTIFESSLDAGQPFTRKLSEVIPGWQTGMIGMKEGGKRRLVIPAAQAYGEQATGSIPANSDLVFDITLQKVAQ
- a CDS encoding FKBP-type peptidyl-prolyl cis-trans isomerase, with amino-acid sequence MDNFTPIDHVAELTKIDIREGSGDEVQPGATITAHYTGAVAATGVVFQSSKEFGRPISFGLHQVIKGWTDGVPGMKVGGVRRLLIPAAQAYGSTPPPGSGIPADADLVFDIELVQIDA
- a CDS encoding FAD-dependent oxidoreductase, producing the protein MTETTSATTTEIPTHEVIIIGAGPAALTAAIYTTREDIETLLFERGVIGGLAAVTDMIDNYPGFQTGIEGLKLATNLQEQAERFGAVIELGEVTRIVNEGTYKRLETTSGDMRARAVLIATGSDYKKIDVPGELEYYARGVHYCATCDGAFYRDKRLVVVGGGNSAVQEAIFLTRFASHIDLLVRSTIKASDVLKKDLQQYVDAGKITVHLGTKTEEIAGEDNKVTKVVGSDEAGATVEFPTDGVFVFVGLSPNSQFLQKSEVKLDEIGFILTDQHMQTQMPGVFAAGDIRSGATMQIASAAGEGATAALKLREYLESQPHPVQN